The segment gatggaacccagaaccttatacatacatacacaaagcctgtgctctaccCTTATGGCCCCTTGTTATACTTTAAAatgggcagagagaaagagagagagagagacagagagagagagagagacagagagagagagagagagagagagagagagagagagagagagagcagggctcaAGGCTCTTGCCTACATTCTACAGACCCCCAGATCAAATTATCAGCAAATGGTCTataaagcaccaccagggatcagttttgagcacagaaccacgaacagtccccaagcaccgctgggtatagctcaaaaaataggaataataataaaatcattaaaacattTTCCCTGGTCTGAAAATTCACACAGAACTGCACATCCTCTATTTTGTCCAGATATCCGGTTCCCTGACCAGTGGCAGGATAAGAAAGGCGGGACTAGAACCTGAGCCCCGATGGAATTCCAACAGCCCTGTGTCCAGTCTGGTCTTTCTTCCCACTCCTCCTTTCCGTGTCTGGGGATTTCCCGGGCTCCTCTAGGATCCTACAAATTCAGGCCGCTGTAGCCGGGGGGAACTGCATTCCGCTGCACCAACCCAGGGCCCCACCCCTTCCAGCACCAACCAATAGGTAGGATGATCCTCCCACGTGGGCGGTCCGTCTTTTAAAGTGCCCAATGGGAGCGTAGAGCCTGGGACCCGTTCTCCAGTCGCGCCGCGGAGTGGGCGGGGCATCCACGGGACTGGAAGCGTCCTGGGCAGAGCGGGCCGGCGGGCGGCTGTCTTTGAACCTCATGTGGCGGGGGCTGTGGACCCTGGTCTCCCGGGCGGCATGTGGGCCTGGCAGGTGGGGCGACCCGGGGGAAGAGGTGGGGCGCTGCTGGGCCTCCCAGCTGCTTTCGAGGACAGAACCGTCTCTCGCGTTCCCCGTATGCAGTCTCTGTGCCGAAGTGCGCGCTTCTAGGTCACCTTCTGCCCGAATCCGGTCACACCAAGGCCTGTCTCCTTCCGTCCAGCCAGTGTGTCCTATTGGGGCATCTCCCAGCCCACAAGCTCTAGACCACCTGCCGCTGTGGCCCCCCAGTTTCCCCgacctcccctcctctcccgtcCCAGGCCGTGCACGCGCCGGGTCAGCGGCGTCCCGGGCCCCGCTGCCGGGGCCACCATCTTTGCGCTGAGCTCGGGTCAGGGCCGCTGCGGCGTCGCCGTGATCCGGACCAGCGGCCCCGCCAGCAGCCAGGCTCTCCGCAGCCTCACGACGCCGCGGGACCTGCCCCTGGCCCGCAGCGCCTGCCTGCGCCTGCTCAGCGACCCACGCTCCGGGGAGCCGCTGGACCGCGCGCTCGTGCTCTGGTTCCCAGGTCAGGGACCCTATATCCGGAACCCCTGGGGCTCTCGTGACCCATTTTATCCCCTGGCTGCGCCTGCTCCTAATTCTGGAGTCCCCTTCTGGCGCCAGGTCCCCGGAGTTTCACGGGTGAGGACTGCGCCGAGTTCCATGTACACGGAGGCCCAGCCGTGGTGAGTGGCGTCCTGCAGGCCCTGGGTGAGTCTGCGGCCACCGGTGTGTTGATGCCAGTGCTGCAGGGTGGGGACCAGGGGGCTGAGGATCCAGGACCTCCACGCAGGCCGCGTGCCCGGGCTACGGCCAGCAGAAGCGGGCGAATTCACCAGACGGGCTTTTGCCCACGGGAAGCTGACCCTGACCGAGGTGGAGGGCTTGGCGGATCTGATCCAcgcagaaactgaggcacaaaggcGGCAGGCGCTGAGGCAGCTGGATGGGGAGCTGGGTCACCTCTGCCGCGGCTGGGCTGAGACCCTCACCAAGGCAAGGCCTCTCCCATCTCACACTCTGTCCCCAAGCCCCATCCTTCTGCCCCTTGCGGGGGTGCCCCTTCCATGCTCCTGGAGGCACTAGGTGGGGCACGTGGGGGTTCTTGGTGCTTATAGAGCTGCCCtgctccaggctctggcccatGTCGAGGCCTATATCGACTTTGCTGAGGATGACAACCTGGAGGAGGGCGTGCTGGAGCGAGGTGGGTTCTCCTCGAGCTGGGAGTTGGGGTCTGCTGGCCTTGTAGGGCTTCCGCCTCACCCgcacccctctgcccccacacatCCACAGCtgacagccaggtgcaggagcTGGAGGCAGCACTGGGCGCACATCTCCGAGACGCCCGACGCGGGCAGAGGCTGCGCTCAGGGGCGCACGTGGTGGTCGCAGGGCCCCCCAATGCCGGCAAGAGCAGCCTGGTGAACCTGCTCAGTGCgtgggaggtgggcagggggcggggtgagCTGGGGGCGGAGCCTGGAGGAGTCTTGCTGTCACACCCCTTTCTCTGACACCCATGGTCTACAGGCCGGAAGCCTGTGTCCATCGTGTCCCCAGAGCCAGGGACCACTCGTGATGTGCTGGAGATCCCCGTCGACTTGGCTGgcttcccagcactgctgagtgacaCAGCCGGGCTGCGGGAGGGCGCAGGGCCTGTGGAGCAGGAGGGCGTACGGCGTGCCCGCCAGAGGTGGGTAGTCAGGAGCGTTGGGCAGTCCTAGGGGTCCATTTGTCTAAATCAGAAAAGACTGAgccaaggctggagcgatagcacagcgggtttgccttgcacacgaccaacccaggtttgattcccagcatcctatatggtctcctgagcactgccaggagtaattcctgagtgcatgagccaggagtaacccctgtgcatcgccgggtatgacccaaaaagcaaaaagaaaagactgaGCCTTCAGCTGGCCCAGCCCACCTACATGCCATGTCTGCCCACAGCCTTCATGCTGGCCAGTATCCATTCCACTTCCTCTCTTGTCCAGCCATGCCCCTCCACCATGCCCCCTGAGCCACTCTCACACGTTCTACCAATCAAGCCTGCCCCTTTGACCGGCAGCTGCTGTGCTCAGTCACGCCCCTCCGCCAGGCCCACAATTCTACCCAATCAAACCTGCCTGTCTGCTGTGCCACGCCCTCCCCCTGCACCATGCTCCAATCACATGCCCCCTTTCAGCCTGCCTTTTCTGGCCGGACAGGTTCACATAGCCCACTCCCTCCCCATCATTTGCTAGTCCCGCCCCATGCCCCGCCCACCAGCACCCCTCACTGGCGCAATTCCGAGGTTCCACTCTGTCCCTTGTTCCCCAGGCTCGAGCAGGCCGATCTCATTCTGGCTGTGCTGGATGTTTCTGACCTGGCCTCACCATCCAGCTGCAGCTTCCTGGACACAGTTATCAGGCCCAGGAGCCCCAATGGGAGCGGCCAGCGCCTCCTGCTGATACTAAACAAGTCGGACCTGCTTGTGCCCGGGCCTCTGCAGTGGAGTGGGGACCT is part of the Sorex araneus isolate mSorAra2 chromosome 2, mSorAra2.pri, whole genome shotgun sequence genome and harbors:
- the GTPBP3 gene encoding tRNA modification GTPase GTPBP3, mitochondrial isoform X1; amino-acid sequence: MWRGLWTLVSRAACGPGRPCTRRVSGVPGPAAGATIFALSSGQGRCGVAVIRTSGPASSQALRSLTTPRDLPLARSACLRLLSDPRSGEPLDRALVLWFPGPRSFTGEDCAEFHVHGGPAVVSGVLQALGRVPGLRPAEAGEFTRRAFAHGKLTLTEVEGLADLIHAETEAQRRQALRQLDGELGHLCRGWAETLTKALAHVEAYIDFAEDDNLEEGVLERADSQVQELEAALGAHLRDARRGQRLRSGAHVVVAGPPNAGKSSLVNLLSRKPVSIVSPEPGTTRDVLEIPVDLAGFPALLSDTAGLREGAGPVEQEGVRRARQRLEQADLILAVLDVSDLASPSSCSFLDTVIRPRSPNGSGQRLLLILNKSDLLVPGPLQWSGDLPPHVLLSCRTGEGLDSLLEALRKELAALCGDPAAGPPLLTRARHQHHLQGCLDALGHYTQAKDLALAAEALRVARGHLACLTGGGGTKEILDVIFRDFCVGK
- the GTPBP3 gene encoding tRNA modification GTPase GTPBP3, mitochondrial isoform X2 — its product is MWRGLWTLVSRAACGPGRPCTRRVSGVPGPAAGATIFALSSGQGRCGVAVIRTSGPASSQALRSLTTPRDLPLARSACLRLLSDPRSGEPLDRALVLWFPGPRSFTGEDCAEFHVHGGPAVVSGVLQALGRVPGLRPAEAGEFTRRAFAHGKLTLTEVEGLADLIHAETEAQRRQALRQLDGELGHLCRGWAETLTKALAHVEAYIDFAEDDNLEEGVLERADSQVQELEAALGAHLRDARRGQRLRSGAHVVVAGPPNAGKSSLVNLLSRKPVSIVSPEPGTTRDVLEIPVDLAGFPALLSDTAGLREGAGPVEQEGVRRARQRLEQADLILAVLDVSDLASPSSCSFLDTVIRPRSPNGSGQRLLLILNKSDLLVPGPLQWSGDLPPHVLLSCRTGEGLDSLLEALRKELAALCPGMSR